Proteins from a genomic interval of Clostridium cochlearium:
- a CDS encoding undecaprenyldiphospho-muramoylpentapeptide beta-N-acetylglucosaminyltransferase, with protein MKKKIILTGGGTAGHVTPNISLIPKLKKLGYEIGYIGTKDGIEKSLIEKEGIKYYGISSGKLRRYFDLKNFTDPFKVLKGIMEARKIIKKEKPNVVFSKGGFVAVPVVIGAYLNRVPVISHESDMTPGLANKISTPYCNKVCVTFPETLKHIKGDKGVLTGTPIREELFLGDKEKGKKICGFKDNKPIVLLIGGSLGSKVLNNLIRENIEELLKKFNIIHICGKGNIEKTLKNKEGYSQFEYVKEELPHLMKASSIVISRAGANAIFELLALAKPNLLIPLSKKASRGDQILNARSFEKNGYSLVLEEEEITNEIFLKKLNYLYENREKYINNMKKSSFKNGIDNIVELIEKHCIVNN; from the coding sequence TTGAAAAAAAAGATTATATTAACAGGTGGAGGAACGGCAGGTCACGTTACTCCAAATATATCATTGATTCCAAAATTAAAAAAATTAGGATATGAAATAGGATATATAGGAACAAAAGATGGAATAGAAAAAAGTTTAATAGAAAAAGAAGGAATAAAATATTACGGAATCTCTAGCGGAAAACTAAGAAGATATTTTGATTTAAAAAATTTCACAGATCCATTTAAAGTTTTAAAGGGAATAATGGAAGCTAGAAAAATAATAAAAAAAGAAAAACCTAATGTAGTTTTTTCAAAGGGAGGATTTGTGGCAGTACCTGTGGTTATTGGAGCATATTTAAATAGAGTGCCTGTCATATCCCACGAATCTGATATGACACCAGGGCTTGCTAATAAAATATCAACACCCTATTGTAACAAAGTATGTGTTACTTTCCCAGAAACACTAAAACATATAAAAGGAGATAAAGGTGTTTTAACTGGAACACCCATAAGAGAAGAACTTTTTTTAGGTGACAAAGAAAAAGGGAAAAAAATTTGCGGCTTTAAAGATAATAAGCCCATAGTACTACTAATAGGAGGAAGCTTAGGTTCTAAAGTTTTAAATAATTTAATAAGAGAAAACATAGAAGAATTATTAAAAAAATTTAACATAATCCATATTTGCGGAAAAGGCAATATAGAAAAAACATTGAAAAATAAAGAAGGATATTCTCAATTTGAATATGTAAAAGAAGAATTGCCACATTTAATGAAGGCTTCAAGCATAGTAATATCAAGAGCAGGAGCCAATGCTATTTTTGAGCTCTTGGCACTAGCAAAACCCAATTTATTAATTCCATTATCAAAAAAGGCAAGTAGAGGGGACCAAATATTAAATGCCAGATCCTTTGAGAAAAATGGATACAGCTTAGTTTTAGAAGAAGAAGAAATAACCAATGAGATTTTTTTAAAAAAACTAAACTATCTTTATGAAAACAGAGAAAAATATATAAATAATATGAAAAAAAGCTCCTTTAAAAATGGCATAGATAATATAGTAGAGTTGATAGAAAAACATTGTATAGTGAATAACTAA
- a CDS encoding alpha/beta-type small acid-soluble spore protein, which produces MARSNRILVPEARQGLNQFKMEAARELGVNLTEGYNGNLTSRENGSVGGHMVKKMVEKYQRDLSSK; this is translated from the coding sequence ATGGCAAGAAGTAATAGAATTTTAGTTCCTGAAGCTAGGCAAGGATTAAATCAATTTAAAATGGAAGCTGCAAGAGAATTAGGAGTAAACTTAACAGAAGGTTACAATGGAAACCTTACTTCTAGGGAAAATGGTTCCGTAGGAGGACATATGGTTAAGAAAATGGTTGAAAAATATCAAAGAGATTTATCTTCTAAATAA